The following proteins are co-located in the Clostridiales bacterium genome:
- a CDS encoding acyl-CoA thioesterase has product MIEHKNLIRVIYADTDAMGVVYHTNYIKWFEAGRSELLRSIGYPYSQLEEEGVMLPVAECSCKYKLPAVYDDLLEVTSRISELKAATITLDYEIRRAATGELLVTGWTKHAITDHSFKPVRLRNKNRALYDRIIEG; this is encoded by the coding sequence ATGATTGAGCATAAAAATTTAATCCGGGTCATCTATGCGGACACTGACGCAATGGGCGTTGTGTATCATACAAATTATATCAAGTGGTTTGAGGCAGGCAGGTCAGAGCTTCTGCGCAGTATCGGTTATCCTTATTCCCAGCTGGAGGAGGAGGGCGTCATGCTTCCCGTGGCAGAATGCAGCTGCAAGTATAAGCTGCCTGCGGTCTATGATGATCTGCTTGAAGTCACATCAAGGATCTCTGAGCTAAAAGCCGCTACGATTACGCTGGATTATGAGATAAGAAGAGCGGCCACCGGCGAGTTGCTGGTGACAGGATGGACAAAGCATGCAATTACGGATCATTCCTTCAAACCGGTACGGCTGAGAAATAAGAACCGGGCACTGTACGATAGAATTATAGAGGGATAG
- a CDS encoding DUF4173 domain-containing protein yields MHFETADIVLAFGMLIIGFLYWNLIRIDSLGLGVTLFAAVLWGAASVYFRISGIKQTRAGLLASGVFLLSAVNFVLFDITLIKGLNFIFISLAFVFWVLVTAGKRLEEKISLYAISDMFYQLLVIPFTNFSGCFSGIRQVFAKSKRGKGVLSGILGILIFLPVLVMVITLLSSADAAFEGIIDHIRFSVSENLFEYLFQIILGLPVACYLYGMLYGNRYQRNTGNVTLESVNKNLDFFRFAPGVTVYSAMTALNLIYLVFFLAQASYLFSAFEGSLPQTMTYAEYARRGFFELCAVSAINLAVIAGAHLIAKRDRVKVLRGETIALCIFTIALLATAMSKMGMYISYYGLTQLRVYTSWFMVLLLAFFIIILLRQFKSFQGTQAALVSFLILFMVLCYGNIDGLIAKYNIERYQAGTLESVDLESMSYLSDAAVPELYRLYQETEDEGFKKDIKAAILGNLYEEHSGSVAAVSFRDFNLQSYQADAIRNTLTEAGAN; encoded by the coding sequence ATGCATTTTGAGACAGCGGATATCGTGCTGGCCTTCGGGATGCTTATCATCGGTTTTCTGTATTGGAATCTCATCCGGATTGACAGCCTGGGGCTTGGTGTAACCTTGTTTGCCGCAGTTTTATGGGGGGCGGCATCAGTATACTTCCGGATCAGCGGCATCAAGCAGACGCGAGCAGGTCTTCTGGCTTCCGGTGTCTTTCTCTTGTCTGCTGTGAATTTTGTTCTATTTGATATCACATTGATCAAGGGGCTTAACTTTATTTTTATATCGCTGGCCTTTGTGTTTTGGGTGCTGGTCACAGCGGGAAAACGCCTGGAAGAAAAGATATCACTGTATGCCATCAGTGATATGTTCTATCAGCTTCTTGTGATTCCCTTCACCAATTTTTCGGGCTGCTTTTCCGGAATCCGGCAGGTGTTTGCAAAGAGCAAAAGAGGAAAAGGGGTTTTGAGCGGCATTCTAGGAATTCTGATCTTTCTGCCTGTTCTGGTGATGGTAATTACCTTGCTGAGCAGCGCAGATGCTGCATTTGAGGGCATTATTGATCATATTCGGTTTTCTGTTTCGGAGAATCTATTTGAATATCTGTTTCAGATCATTCTGGGATTGCCGGTGGCCTGCTATCTTTATGGTATGCTCTATGGAAACCGCTATCAGAGAAATACCGGGAACGTTACACTGGAATCCGTTAACAAAAATCTGGATTTTTTCCGGTTTGCGCCAGGTGTTACCGTCTATTCTGCAATGACAGCATTGAATCTAATTTACCTTGTTTTCTTTCTGGCCCAGGCGTCCTATCTATTCTCTGCATTTGAAGGCAGCCTGCCTCAAACAATGACTTACGCAGAATATGCCCGGAGGGGATTTTTTGAACTCTGCGCAGTCTCCGCCATCAATCTGGCGGTCATTGCCGGGGCTCACTTGATCGCAAAGCGTGACAGGGTCAAGGTCTTGCGGGGAGAGACCATCGCTTTATGTATCTTTACCATTGCACTTCTTGCTACTGCAATGAGTAAAATGGGGATGTACATCAGCTATTACGGGCTGACGCAGCTGCGCGTTTACACCAGCTGGTTTATGGTTCTGCTGCTTGCATTCTTTATCATCATTCTGCTGCGCCAGTTCAAAAGTTTTCAGGGCACCCAGGCAGCGCTTGTCAGCTTTCTGATATTATTCATGGTGCTATGCTATGGGAATATTGACGGCCTCATTGCAAAATATAATATTGAACGGTATCAGGCGGGTACACTGGAGTCTGTTGATTTGGAATCGATGTCATATCTGTCGGATGCGGCAGTACCGGAACTTTATAGGCTCTATCAGGAAACTGAGGATGAGGGTTTCAAGAAGGACATTAAAGCTGCAATCCTGGGGAATCTGTATGAGGAGCACAGCGGATCGGTGGCTGCAGTCTCCTTCCGGGATTTTAATCTTCAGTCATACCAGGCTGACGCGATTAGAAACACACTGACTGAGGCAGGAGCAAATTAG
- a CDS encoding formylmethanofuran dehydrogenase, producing the protein MDILTLFDKSVEFHGHRCPGLAIGVRAAAEARRILEMEHSKDEEIVCVTENDACGVDGIQVILGCSAGKGNLIFRIRGKQAFSFFNRKTGKHTRLVLKQLPQMENREEKQNYILTAPFEEVFEMKEPHYSLPEEARLFQSIACERCGEKTAEPYIRLEEGEKVCLDCFREYHRM; encoded by the coding sequence ATGGATATCCTAACACTTTTTGACAAAAGCGTCGAATTTCACGGACATCGGTGTCCCGGTCTTGCAATCGGCGTCAGAGCGGCGGCAGAAGCCCGGCGCATTCTTGAGATGGAACATTCCAAAGATGAGGAAATCGTCTGCGTAACGGAAAACGACGCCTGCGGTGTGGATGGGATTCAGGTAATCCTTGGCTGCAGCGCCGGAAAGGGTAATCTGATCTTCCGCATCAGAGGAAAGCAAGCCTTTTCCTTTTTCAACAGAAAAACAGGAAAGCATACGCGTCTTGTTTTGAAGCAGCTGCCTCAGATGGAAAACAGAGAAGAAAAACAAAATTATATTCTGACGGCACCATTTGAAGAGGTATTCGAGATGAAAGAGCCGCATTATTCTTTGCCGGAGGAAGCAAGGCTGTTCCAATCCATTGCCTGTGAGCGCTGCGGCGAGAAGACCGCCGAACCGTATATCCGCCTGGAAGAAGGGGAGAAGGTCTGTTTGGACTGCTTCCGGGAGTATCACAGAATGTAA
- a CDS encoding DUF2975 domain-containing protein encodes MWNPNKSVIASSVCTKITIGIVIGIILTAPYLVNGYVGYAAKDPAVVRPLIVTIYACAVPGLIAMLSLNKLLANIKKKEVFIEKNVKLLRMISWCSFAVSGILLASGFYYLMFVFIAFAAAFFGLILRVVKNVIEQAVAIKNENDFTI; translated from the coding sequence ATGTGGAATCCCAATAAATCAGTGATTGCTTCATCCGTTTGCACGAAAATTACCATCGGCATTGTCATTGGCATCATACTGACCGCTCCGTATCTGGTAAACGGATATGTGGGCTATGCGGCGAAAGATCCGGCGGTGGTACGGCCGCTGATCGTTACCATCTATGCCTGTGCTGTGCCTGGGCTGATTGCCATGCTGTCTCTCAATAAGCTTCTTGCCAACATCAAGAAGAAAGAGGTTTTCATTGAAAAGAATGTCAAGCTGCTCCGTATGATCTCCTGGTGTAGTTTTGCAGTTTCGGGAATCTTGCTTGCATCGGGTTTCTACTATTTAATGTTTGTGTTTATTGCTTTTGCGGCAGCATTCTTCGGGCTGATTCTCAGGGTTGTGAAGAATGTCATTGAGCAGGCGGTGGCCATCAAAAATGAAAATGATTTTACGATATAG
- a CDS encoding helix-turn-helix transcriptional regulator → MAIGVNLDVIMAKRKISAGELSDKIGITPANLSILKNNKAKAIRFSTLEELCKVLDCQPGDILEYIKED, encoded by the coding sequence ATGGCCATTGGGGTAAACCTCGACGTCATCATGGCGAAGAGAAAAATTTCGGCAGGGGAGCTTTCCGATAAAATCGGAATTACGCCGGCAAACCTCTCCATATTGAAAAACAATAAAGCAAAAGCCATCCGGTTTTCCACACTGGAGGAGCTTTGCAAGGTGCTGGACTGCCAGCCGGGGGATATTTTAGAGTATATCAAGGAGGATTAG